DNA from Grus americana isolate bGruAme1 chromosome 6, bGruAme1.mat, whole genome shotgun sequence:
AAAGGGAGAGGGGGGTTCAGAGCAAATGGGGAAGAGTAAGGAAGGGGATTGCTTTGTTTCACTTCTATTTCGTTTCCacaggggtaaaaaaaaaaccaaaccaaaaactcATACAAACTGATAATGAAGCTAAAGTGACCTGCGGAGACAGCGGAGACCAGCAGGAACAGCGGCACGATGGGGTACAGAAATGCCAACCAGCCCCATGCGCATCGGTGGCTGGGCCAGTTGTGTCATGTCACCTGTTTTGTGTTAATCGGGGTATAAAAGAAAGCCAGAGAAAGTGCTGTACTTATTGTTGTTGCCTCCGTGTGCTTTGCCTCCGTCCAGCTTAACGTACACCTCGTCGCCGGAGTCCAGGTGCAGCACCACGCTGTTGCTGGCGTAGTCGTAGTTCTGGTCCGCGTCTTGGGCGATGGCACTGGCCCGCACCTGCCAACACAGCCGCGGGGTACATCAGCTCCCCGagcccctcttccccagcccctccactGCCCCCGTGCCCTGCTTCCCGCCCTCCCGCCCCCCTCCTcgcttctccttcctcccagcccGGCAGGAAAGTTTGCAAGCCGGGAGTATGGAGTTTGTCGCGGCTCTAAAGCTGCTCCCCGCGGTGCACGCCCGCCCCGACGGCGGGGAGGATGCTCCGGCTGCCTCTTTCcccgggagcggcggcggccggtgcccgcggccggggccgggagcggggggacccggggaggggggggacgagcgggggagcggcggggaCCCACCTGCCCGTTCTTGCAGAGGTCGGCCCACATGCTGGTGCCGTCGCCGCCGCGCATGAGGATGTGGTAGGTGAAGAAGTAGATGCCGCGCACCTGGCAGGTGAACTTGCCGCTGGCCGGGTCGTAGTGGTTGCCCAGGTTGGTCACCACGTCGTCGAACTTGAGGACCTCGTAGCCCTCGTGGGGGCTCTTGAGCCCCACGTAGAAGGCGATGCGCGGTCCGCTGAAGGCAGCGCTCAGCCCGCCCGCCGCctcgccgcccgccgccgctccgccgccgctcccgccgccgcccgcgcccgCCAGCGCcagcccgggcagccccggcttCCCCGCAtcgccccgctcccccggcgGGCCCCGCGGACCCGGCGGACCCGGCTCTCCGGGAGGTCCGCGGGGGCCCGGCTTGCCCGGCCGGCCCGGCTCCCCCTTGGGTCCCTGGACGAAGGGCGGCGGGGGGTTGGCGCCCAGGTCCTGCAGGGCCTCCACGGCGGCGGtgctgccggggccgggcggccgcccgccgcTGTACGGGTCGCAGATCATGCGGCAGGTGCCCATCATCTCGTAGTGGGCGCCGCTCTCGGCGGgcgcctgcagcagcagcaggggcacGGCGACGAGCAGGGCGACGGTCATGGCCAGGGCGAGCCCGGCGGCGGCCAGTAGCCGCCTCCTCCGCTGCCAGAGCCGGGCGGCGATGGCGAGCAGGTCCTCCTTGCCGTGCGAGGCAATGGTGGCGCGGGGGGCCGGCCGCTCCCTGCGGGGGACGGCAAGAAAAGGCGGTgagccccccgccgccggcgcctccccgcccggcccccgcctCAGCCCGCCCGCCGGCCGGCCGCTCGCCCCGCCATGCCGCCGCCGAGAGCAGCAGCCGCCGCTGCcaccgccccgctccgctccgaGGGGACGCGGCGCCCCGTCCGCCCGGCGGGGCTGGGCCGGTGCGGGGGCGTCGCCGCGCCGAACGGGCGCCCGGCTCTGCCCCTcgcccccgcggcggggcgggggggggacaggctCGACCGCCCTCGTCGCCGCCCCGACGTGGGGGGGCGCGGAGCcgagcggggcggggcggaCGGACCCACCTGCGGCGCCGggcgcggggggccggggcggagCCGCCTGGGGGAGCTCGGGGCTCCGCCGCCGCTGCGGCCCGCGCTGTGCCCGTCTGCCGCCaccggcccgcccgcccgctgCAAGGAGGGCCGGCGGCGGTGCGGCcccccgggcggggcgggcggaggggaggggagtGGCGGCGGGGCGTCCCGCACACTCGCGGGGTCTCTGGCCCCCCGACGGCTGGTACTGGTCGGGAGGGAACGCCGCCCGCCCCACCGGCACCGGCGGAGTCCCTGCGGGTACCGCCCAAACTGCGCCCCACGGAAACCGGGACGGTCGGGGACACATCGCATTCAGCTGCCGCCCGAaacttcttcctccctccatccctccatccctccgtGCCTCCCTGCCCGCGGCCGGACGGCCCCTGCGCGACTGCCCGGGCCGCGGCCGGAGCCCCCGGTCCTGCCGGGGTGAGCTCCCTGCCGCCGAGCCGCACCGCCTTCTGCGGGAGGGGAAAGCTCCGCGCAGGCAGCAGTTTACCCCGGCGTGTCCCCCTTGGCTTCCTCAGCCTGCTCCCGTCCAGCCTCGGCGGCCCAAAGACAACATCGCGGGAGGATCTTGCTCCGCAAGACATCCAAGTGTAATTAAAGTTCGTTACACCCGTCCCGATTTCCCGAACCCAGGCAGGGCTTGCCAGGTAGAAGGGGAGCCCTAGGAAGAAATACCTATAGCAGAGTTTAGGTTGGGTTACAGCACAGTTTTTGTGGGTTTCCCTGTGTAATGATGGGTCCAAAtcaaatgttgtttttttttcctcagtcgAGAAATTGTGATTAATTGCCTTTGATTTTCTGAGTAAACGGTGGTAGTACAGCGGGAGCTCTTGCAACGTTAACTGCCTACAGGGATCTCCCGTCTTGTAAGTTGTGATCTTACCCACCCATCTCACAGCGGTGGGTTAAGCACCAGTCCCTATTAAGAGAGTAGTACAGTGATATTTCCTAAAGGCAACATTTCTGGGTCCCCCGCTTCCTTGGTGCATAAGAAGGGTGAATTTCCAGCGGGTTCACCGGAGTTGAAGGCAGTCTGTTTTGTCTTAAAACAGGCAAAGCTGCAGGTCGAAGGAAGCGAGCCGCTCAGCCTGATCCAACGCTTGTTGAAGCTGATGGCCTGGAGGCATCGTATGCAAATAGTAACATAGAGGCTTCTTCCAAGAACCGCAGAAATGCCCTAAAAGGGCTTGGGACTCTTTTGTTAGCTTTCCTTGAAATTTAAGAAGGGGACATCAAGGCTTTCCCATCTGGAATGCACGCACTTCTGGACGA
Protein-coding regions in this window:
- the C1QL2 gene encoding complement C1q-like protein 2, producing the protein MTVALLVAVPLLLLQAPAESGAHYEMMGTCRMICDPYSGGRPPGPGSTAAVEALQDLGANPPPPFVQGPKGEPGRPGKPGPRGPPGEPGPPGPRGPPGERGDAGKPGLPGLALAGAGGGGSGGGAAAGGEAAGGLSAAFSGPRIAFYVGLKSPHEGYEVLKFDDVVTNLGNHYDPASGKFTCQVRGIYFFTYHILMRGGDGTSMWADLCKNGQVRASAIAQDADQNYDYASNSVVLHLDSGDEVYVKLDGGKAHGGNNNKYSTFSGFLLYPD